DNA sequence from the Dethiosulfovibrio salsuginis genome:
CCACAGGATGGGGACTCTCGAGCTTGTCGACGTAGTAGGCGGTCTCTCCGTCGTAGGCTGTCAGGTGAACCGTCTCCTTTGTGGCCTCCCACAGCTTTTTTATCACCGGATGGGCGAGGTGGGGCAGCACCGATCTGGCCCTAAAAGAGTCGGACCAGTAGAGCACCGCCGGGCCGATAGAGTATCCTCCGTCGTCCCCCTGGACAACGACCTTTTTGTTCCCAAGGGTCTGGAGTATTCGGTGTACCGTGGCTTTAGGCAGACCTGTTCCCTCGGCTATATCGGTTATTCCGGTCCTGCCGGGGGTCCTGGCCATATGGTCCAGCACCCCAAGGGCCCTCTCTAAAACACGGATTCCTCCGTTTTCGGACATTTGTCTTTACCTCTCGGCATTAAGATTTGCCTGATGGAACAGATAAAGCATATCTCTCAAAGCCAGTTCCGTCAAGAGTTTATCCTTTTCACTGAATGGAAAAAGGCGAAGATCTCAAGGATCTTCGCCTTTTTGGGGGTGTCTCTAAAAACTCACTTTTTATCCCCCTTTATGAGGGTCTTGCCTATGGAGTAGGCCCTGGCTATTTCCTCCCCAAGTCCGTAGTACCTGCCGAATCCCGGCATGAATATTATGGGCTTTACTATCTTGGGGTCCGGGCGGTTCTGCTTGTCCAGGCAGCTTTCGTCCACAAAACAGGCCAGGACCTCACCTATGAACTGGACGTGAGAGCCTATTTCCACGGTCTGGACCAGTTTGCATTCGATGGAGATGGGAAACTCCTCGATGGTCGGAGCGTCCACGGAGGTCCCTCTCGTGGCTGTCAATCCTGTCATAGCGAACTTGTCGAACTCCGAGCCCGATATCATGCCGAAAAGGTCCGCCTCCGCAACGAACCTCTCGGAGGGTATGTTTACCGTGAAGGCCTTTCGCTCCTCTAAGGCGAGAAAGGTGTGTCTCTCCCGCCTTACGGATATCGCAATGGAGGGCGGCGTTGAGGCACAGACTCCACCCCAGGCGGCGGCCATAGCGTTAGGTTTCCCCTCTCCGTCGTAGGTCGCCACTATCAGGTCCGGTGCGGGGTAAAGAGGGGTGGTGGTTTTCCCTATGTCTATTTTCATGATTATGTCTCCTTTCCTACAGCGGTCGTGCCGCATTGTGTTCCTATTGTACAGCTTCTATAATGGAACTGTGCGTCAGTGAAGACTTTGGAGTCCTTTATGGAGCGAGAGATCGGAGAGGAGTAGTTTTAATGTTTAAAAAAAGTGTCCTGTTAGGAATAGTCCTGGCGGTGTTGTCGGTCCTGCCCCGAGGGGCCTTCGCTATGGAGATCTTCATGGTAGGCAGCTACCACCAGGGGGATATGTGCGGCCAGCCTCAGTACGATGCGGTGGTGGAGGCACTCAAACAGAGCGGGATTCCAGACCTGTCTTTTCGGGGATATTATCTCGATTCTCGACGGAGGTCCCCTCAGGAGATAGATGGCGATATCGAGGCCATAATAGGGGATATCAGGGAGTTAAAGCCCGCTATGGTGGTCACCGTAGACGATCTGGCTTTCGCCAGACTGTACGGAGAGGTCCTTAAACATCCCTCTATGTACTTGGTTTTCACCGGTCTTAACCGGTCGGTGGAGGAGTATAACAAGATCGAACCTTTCCTCGATCGCTCGGGAAGGCCGGATAAAAACGTCACCGGGGTTTTCGAGTATCTTTTTATGAAAGAGCAGATGGAGATGCTGGAGGTCCTTCTGGAGAGGCCGCTCGATAAGGTGGCGGTGCTCTACTCGAGGGATCCTGTAGGGATGATCATAAAGCAGCAGATAGAGGACGAGCTGAGCTCCACTCCTTACGGCGAGAAACTGCTGTTCTTCGGTGCCGATAGCTACGACGAGGTGATGGATGCAGCTAAGGTGGTAGGGGCCGACGATACTGTGGACGGCTGGATCCCCGCTACTATGTCCGTCCGAGATCGTTCCGGTGGCTTTATGACCATGGCGGACCTGGTGGGGCCTATGATCTCCGTCATATCCAAGCCCGATCTGGCCCTTAACTCCTCCTTCACCGAGCTGGGATTCTACGGTGGGGTTAGCGTGGATTTCTACCAGATGGGTTTTCAGACCGGTATGATGGCAGCCAGGCTGCTTAAAGGCCATTCGATCAGCGATATTCCCGTAGAGGACGCCAGGGCCTCTATCATAGCGGTAAACAGAGGTCGGCTTTCGGACCTGGGAATAGGCCTTTCCCAGGAGTTTGCTGGCCTGGTAGATCAGTTTTTGGACTGATGGACTATCTCAGGGAACTGGCTTTCCCTGTCGCCTCAGGATACGCTCTGTTCCTGTGGGGCTTGTCGGTCATGATATACCGCCACAGAGGGGCTCTCTATCTCCTCTGTGGCGGATGGCTGGCGTCCTGTGTGGTCCGTTCCATGAGCCTCTCGCCGGAGCTGGAGAGGTTGGGATATGGCCTGTCGATTGCTCTGTGCTCCTGGTTGGCCTTCAGGCTTTTAGGTGATCTACGGATCAGGTTTGGCTTGCTCGGCGGGGCGGCGTTGCTTTTTTTCCCAGGGACGTTCTACTTAGGGGGGGCTATGTTGCTCATCGTGGGATTTTCCCTCATGGGGATCGATATCGATGAGGTGCAACGCCGAAGAACCGCCCGTCTGGTAGGGGTGCTTTTCGAGTCCGAAGGGGCTTACGTCATTATCTCCTATTTTTCCCCTCTTGCCGACGTGATTCCATTGGCGGCCTTGATCGGCTCC
Encoded proteins:
- a CDS encoding ABC transporter substrate-binding protein, with the protein product MFKKSVLLGIVLAVLSVLPRGAFAMEIFMVGSYHQGDMCGQPQYDAVVEALKQSGIPDLSFRGYYLDSRRRSPQEIDGDIEAIIGDIRELKPAMVVTVDDLAFARLYGEVLKHPSMYLVFTGLNRSVEEYNKIEPFLDRSGRPDKNVTGVFEYLFMKEQMEMLEVLLERPLDKVAVLYSRDPVGMIIKQQIEDELSSTPYGEKLLFFGADSYDEVMDAAKVVGADDTVDGWIPATMSVRDRSGGFMTMADLVGPMISVISKPDLALNSSFTELGFYGGVSVDFYQMGFQTGMMAARLLKGHSISDIPVEDARASIIAVNRGRLSDLGIGLSQEFAGLVDQFLD
- a CDS encoding flavin reductase family protein, which gives rise to MKIDIGKTTTPLYPAPDLIVATYDGEGKPNAMAAAWGGVCASTPPSIAISVRRERHTFLALEERKAFTVNIPSERFVAEADLFGMISGSEFDKFAMTGLTATRGTSVDAPTIEEFPISIECKLVQTVEIGSHVQFIGEVLACFVDESCLDKQNRPDPKIVKPIIFMPGFGRYYGLGEEIARAYSIGKTLIKGDKK